From Xanthomonas sp. 10-10:
TACAAGAACGGCCGCGGCTATCAGGCCCAGCTGAACTTCAAGTTCTGATGTAGCACCGGCGCGCCACCGACCCTCCACGGTGGCGCGCTTTTTTTTGAGTTGTGCGTTGCATGCAGCGCACCGCTCGATGTTTTACCAAGGAGTGGTACTGGCCACGCCCCTTCGCGGTTGAGGGAGCATGGCCAGGCCCGCTTTTGCCATCCACGCACGGTTGCAGCATCGCCGGCGCGTCTTGCTCAACAGGAGTGCAGTTCCCATGACGACCGATAGCCGCGTGTTTGCGGCTCCATCCCGCCGCCACGCCGGAGCTGTACCCAGAACGCGAATGCTCGCGCTCGGTCTGCTGCTCGCGTTGCCTGCCGCCACGCTCAGCGCGCAATCGCCCACCGCGCCGACCGCCACCACGCTCAGCCCGGAACAGATCGACCAGCAGTGGCTCGATGCCACCGCCAAGTACGCGCCAGAACGCGATCGCCTAGTGCGCGAAGCCGAAGCCGGCGCACGCAAGGGCCCGTTTCGCCCCGATTGGGCCGCGCTGAAGGCATATCAATCGCCGGCGTGGTACGACAACGCCAAGTTCGGCATCTTCATCCATTGGGGCGTGTTCTCGGTGCCGGCGTTCGGCAGCGAGTGGTATTCGCGCAACATGTATCTGCAAGGCTCCAAGGAGTTCGCCCATCACGTGGCCACCTATGGCCCACAGGCGAGCTCCGGCTACAAGGACCTGATTCCCAAGTTCACCGCGCCCAAGTTCGATCCGAATGGCTGGGCCAAGCTGTTCCGCGACTCCGGCGCGCGTTACGTGGTGCCGGTGGCCGAACACCACGACGGCTTTGCGCTGTACGACTCCAAGCTGTCCGACTGGACCGCGATGAAGATGGGACCCAGGCGCGATCTGCTGGGCGAGTTGTCCACCGCCATCCGCGCACAAGGCCTGCACTTCGGCCTGTCCTCGCACCGCGCCGAACACAACTGGTTCTTCGACGGCGGGCGTAAATTCGATTCGGACGTCAACGACCCGCGCTATGCGGCGCTGTACGGCCCGGCGCAAGTGCGCCTGCCGGGCAAGGACGATGCCGACGTAGCCAACGACTGGACGCCGGTGTCGCAGGCCTGGCTGGACGACTGGCTGGCACGCACCACCGAGTTGATCGACACCTATCAACCGGACCTGATCTATTTCGACTGGTGGATCGCCCACCCCACGTTCCGTCGCAGCCTGCCGACCATGCTGGCGTACTACTACAACCAGGGCGCGGCGCGCACCGAAGCCGATCGCGGCGTGGTGGTGAACTACAAGCTCGGTGCGTTTCCGGAAGGGGCCGGCACGCTGGATATCGAACGCGGCCAGCTCACCGGCATCCATCCCACGCATTGGCAGACCGATACCTCGGTGAGCAATGCCTCGTGGGGGTACATCGAAAACGACACCTACAAGTCGCCGACCTTCATCATCCACATGCTGGCCGACGTGGTGGCCAAGAACGGCAACCTGATGCTCAACATCGGCCCGCGGGCGGATGGCTCGATCCCGGATACCGAACGCGGCATCCTGCTGGCGATCGGCAAGTGGCTCAAGACAAACGGCGGCGCGATCTACGACAGCAAGCCCTGGCGCGTGTATGGCGAAGGCCCGACCGAAGTGGTGGGCGGCACCTTCCAGGACGTCAAGACCAAGCCGTATACGGCCGAAGATTTTCGCTTCACCACCCGCGATGGCGCGCTGTATGCGATCGAGCTCGGCTGGCCGACCGATGGCGAGGCGGTGATCCGCTCGCTCAACGCCGCCGATGGCGTGCGCGGCGTGACCCTGCTGGCAAACGGCAAGAAGATCCCGTTCGAACAACGCGCCGATGGCCTGCATCTGCGCCTTCCCGTAAAGCCGGTTGGCGAGAGCGCGTATGTGTTCCGCATCGACCTTTCTTCCCCCACTCCCTGACGGATGTTGTCTTTCATGAGTAAGCGATTGACCTGGATGTTGCTTGCGCTGGCACTGACCTGCGCCCCGGCCCTGGCCCTGGCCAAGAGCCCCACGGCGTTGTTCTATCTGATGAACACGCAGAAATCGACCAACTCGTTCATTGCCAACGTCGACAAGATCGATGTGGTGGTGCCCACCTGGTACGGCGTCGACCAGAACGGCCTGGTCAACGGCACGCCCAATATGTACCTGTACGACATCGCCAGGCAGAAGAACCTGCGGGTGATGCCGATCCTGTCGATGACCACCGGCCGCGACGGCTTCCACAAGCTGATGCACGACGAAGCGGCCAAGAAGCGCATGATCGAATCGCTGCTGATCCACGGCAAGCAGCACAAGTACTACGGCTTCCAGTTCGATTTCGAGAACATCGCCTGGACCGATCGCGATGCCTACACCTTGATGGTCAAGCAGACCGCCGACGCCTTGCACAAGGCCGGCTTCAAGATGTCGGTGGCGGTGGTGCCCAACGCCCCGGGTCACGCCGAAGGCGGCCAGTTCTCCAAGTGGATGTGGGAATACTGGCGCGGTGCGTACGACCTGAAGGCGCTGGGCCAGGCTGCGGATCTGATCAGCATCATGACCTACGACCAGCACACCCGCTGGACCACCCCCGGCCCGGTGGATGGCATGGTGTGGATGAAGAAGCACCTGGATTACGCGATCACCCAGGTACCTAAGGAAAAACTCTCGCTCGGCATCGCCACCTACGGCTACCGCTGGTACACCGGCAACCCGGTCAAGGAAGACGGCACCGAAGCGTCGAACATCTCCGCAACCTACATCGATGCCGACGAATCCTTCCCGCTGGCGATCGAACAGAACGCCACCGTGCAGTGGGATCCGGTGGAGCAGGAATCGTGGTTCTACTTCTACCGCGACGACATGCGCGAGTGGGTGTTCCGCCCGGACGCACGCAGCTTCAAGGCACGCTACGACATGGCCAAGCAATACGGCCTGGAAGGGTTCAGCTGCTGGGTGCTGGGTGCGGAAGATCCGAAGGTGTGGGACGAATTGCCGGTCGCGCAGCGCTGACCCACACACCCGACTGGCGCAGCGCGTTGAAGCGTGCGCCAGTCCCTGCGTAAAGTGTGGCGGCTTTGGTACTGTGCGTTGCGCGATGCATGAGCAGATCGCCATGTGCACCCGATTCGGCAAGCGATGCGCATGCGCTCGAAATCATCGGTCGCCACTCGTACACTGCAATGGGGCTGCAGCCATTGTCGCCACATGTGTGAGTCGCATCGTCGCAGCGGCCAGGCATCGCTGGCTTGCGGCACTGCACGATGCGGCTGCCCTACCCGCTGCGTCGGTGTCTTGTCGCAGCGCCCCGCTCTCCGCCATATCGGGATGTGATTGCATGATGGTCAACACCAGCCGGACTCCACACACACCATTGTCGAGAGTGCTGTGGCTGGACACGTCGCCATCGGGCACACCCTTATCAAGTGCGCCCTTATCAAGCACGTCTGCATCGAACAAGCTGTCATTGCGCATGCCGTCGTTGGGCATGCCGTCAGCAGGCGCGCTGCCGTCGCGCCTGCTTGCGTTGTCGCTGGTCGCGCTGATGCTGGCCGGCTGCGGTAAACGCGAAGCCGGCACTGCACCGGCTGTGGCACGTGCAGGCGCCACAGCGGCCGCACCATCGGCCGATGCACCATTCCCCCTGATTCCAGCACCGGTCGAGGCGACGCCTGCGGCCGGTCGTTTCACCATCGACACCGGCACCGTGATTTCGATAGAAGCAGGCGACGCCGATGCGCGGCGCAGTGCCGAGTATCTGGCCGGCCTGCTCAAACGCACCCGCGGGCTGACGTTGGAAGTGCGTGCCGAGGCCACCCCTTCTCCGGCCAGCATCCGCCTGGAACGCGACGCGCAGGCAACGGTGCCGCAGAAGGAAGGCTACAGCCTGGACGTCACTGCCAAAGGCACCCGCATCGCTGCGCGCGATGGTGCCGGGCTGTTCTATGGCGCAATCAGCGCCTGGCAATTGATGACCCCCGATGCGCGCAAGGGTGCCGTGACCGTGCCCGGTGTGAGCATCCGCGACTGGCCGCGCTTTGGCTGGCGTGGTCAGCATCTGGACGTGGCCCGCCATTTCCACGACGTGGACACCGTCAAGCATGTGCTGGACGCGATGGCCGTGCACAAGCTCAATGTGCTGCACTGGCATCTGACCGACGACCAGGGCTGGCGCATCGAAATCAAGCGTTACCCCAAACTTACCGAGGTCGGTGCCTGGCGCACACCGCCGGGTGCCGGCAGACACGGCACGCCGGAGCGCTCCGGTGGTTTTTATACGCAGGAGCAGATCAGCGAAATCGTCGCGTATGCGGCGCGCCTGCACATTACCGTGTTGCCCGAGCTGGACATGCCCGGCCATGCGCAGGCAGCCGTTGCCGCCTACCCCGAAGAGGTGGGCGTGCCTGGCGTGCGCACCCAGGTGGGCGTGGACTGGGGCGTCAACCCGTACCTGTTCAACACCAGCGAGCGCAGCCTGAGCTTCATCACCACTGTGCTGGACGAGGTGCTGACCTTGTTCCCGTCGACCTACATCCACATCGGTGGCGATGAGGCAGTCAAGGATCAATGGGAAGCCTCGCCAGCGGTGCGCGCGCAGATGCGCAAGCTCGGGGTCAAGGACGCGCACGCGATGCAGGGCTGGTTCAACGAACAGCTTGCGACCTACCTCACCAAGCACGGCCGGCGCATGATCGGCTGGGATGAAATTCTGGAAGGCGGCGTGCCGCAGAGTGCGTCGGTGATGTCGTGGCGCGGCGTCGAGGGTGCGGTCACTGCGGCCAAGCAAGGCCACGATGTGGTGCTTGCGCCGGGCGACTGGCTGTATCTGGACAACCTGCAGACCACCCGCAGCGACGAACCCAACGGTCGCCTGACGGTGTTGCCGTTGTCGAAGGTCTACGCGTTCAACCCGGTGCCTGCCGAGCTCAGCGCCGAACAGGCCAGGCACGTACTGGGCGCACAAGGTGCGTTGTGGTCCGAATACATCCCCTCGCGCTGGCATGTGGATCACGCGCTGTTCCCGCGCCTGTCGGCAGTGGCGGAAATGACCTGGTCACCGCAGGCGGCACGCAACTGGGACAGTTTTCTGACACGCATGCCGGCACAGCTGCAGCGCTACAAGGCACTGGGCATCGATTACAGCGACGGCGCCTTCGCCGCCGATATCGCCCTGGAAGACGGCCCCAACCCGGTGCTTGCCGGCGGCCCGGCCAAGGTGACGTTGGGCACGCAGACCGGCGCAGGCACACTGCATTACACCGTCGACGGCAGCGACCCCACCCCGGCATCGCCGCGCTATGAGGCGCCGTTGACGATCAGCCTGCCGACCACGGTCAAGGCCACCGCGTTCACCGCCGATGGCATACCGCTGGCCGCAGCGCGCAGCCGCACCTTCGACCGCGCCTCGCTGTTGCGCGTGGACACGCAAGGCCTGCGCGATTGCGTGGCACAGGGCGCGCTCGGCCTGCGCCTGCCATTGCTGCCGGAAATGACCGGCGCCGCGACGCCGGTCTACAACGTCGATCTGTTCCATGCCTGCCGGCTGTATCCGCAGGCACGACTGGATGGCGTCGGCGCGATCCGGATCGAGGCCGCGCGCCTGCCCAACAACTTCGGTCTGGCGCACGAGCAATCCAAGGTGGTGCAGTACCCGGCCAAGACCCGCGGCGGCGAGCTGGAAGTACGCCAGGGCTGCGACGGCGAACTGATCGCCAGCGTGCAACTCCCCAGGAGCGACACCCTGGGCGAACAGTTCACCCTGGAAACCCCGCTGCCTGCACGCACCGGCATCCATGATCTCTGCCTGCGCTTCACCGCGCCGATTCGCGGCCCGTTGTATGCCATCGGCGCCGTCCAACTGATTGAAACCACCGCGCAGGCGCCCCCCGCCGCCACGCGCTGACCCATCCAAGGAGACTCACCCATGCCCCTGCCGCACCGCACTGCCCCCGCACTGTCACCGCTCACACCCGCCCGTCTCGGGCTTGCCCTGACCTTTGCACTTTCGCAGGCCTGGGCGGCACCGCCTACGGCAGTGAACCTGGACAGCGGCTGGCAGGTGCGTCTGGTGCCGGGGCAGGAACAGGCCAAGACCTATCCCAAGGCCGCCAGCTGGATGCCGGCGCAGGTGCCGGGCGTGGTGCAGACCGACCTGATCGCCGCCAAGGTGGTGCCCGACCCGTTCCTGCGCGACAACGAGGGCAAGATCCAGTGGGCCGGCTTGAGCGACTGGCAGTACCAGACCCGCTTCAACGTGGATGCGGCCACGCTCAAGCGCGAGCACGTGGAGCTGGTGTTCGATGGCCTGGACACACTGGCCGAGGTCACCCTCAACGGCAAGCCGCTGCTGAGTGCCGACAACATGTTCCGGCAGTGGCGGGTGGACGCCAAACCGCTGCTCAAGCGCGGCGACAATGTGCTGGAAATCAAGTTCCTTTCGCCGATCAAGAAGATCCAGCCGTGGCTGGCCAAGCAGCCGTATGCGCTGCCGGGCGCCTACGATTCGGCGTTCGGCGATGAGCCCGATGGCCGCCACAGCTCCACCTACGTGCGCAAGGCGCCGTATAGCTACGGCTGGGACTGGGGCCCGCGCATGGTCAATGCCGGCATCTGGAAGGATGTGCGCGTGGAAGCCTGGGATGCGCTGCGCGTGGACGGCCTGCATATCGCCCAGCAACGCGTCGACGCGGATGCTGCGCAATTGCAGGCGCAGCTGGAACTGCAGGCCGGCCGCAGCGGGCCGGTGCAGGTGACCCTGGATGTGCTGGGCCCGGATGGGCAAAAAATCGGCCAGTTCACCCAGGACGCGGTGGTCGACCCGGGCAAGAACCGCATCGACCTGGCGGTACGCATCGCCAAGCCCAAACGCTGGTTCCCGGCCGGCTACGGCGCGCAGGACCGCTACACCTTCGTGGCCAGCGTACGCGACGCCGATGGCGACAGCCAGCAGATCAAGCGCGTCACCGGCCTGCGTTCGGTGGAGCTGCGCCGCGAAAAGGACACCTGGGGCAAGAGCATGGAGATCGTGATCAACGGCATCCCGATCTTCGCCAAGGGCGCCAACCTGATTCCGCTGGATGCGTTCCCCTCGCGAGTCAGCCAGGAGCGCATGCGCAGCACCTTGCAGGATGCGCGCGACGCCAACATGAACATGCTGCGCATGTGGGGCGGCGGGCATTACCAGGACGACCACTTCTACGAGGTGGCCGACGAGCTGGGCATCATGATCTGGCAGGATTTCATGTTCGGTGGCGCGGTGCCTCCGTATGACGTGGAGTTCCGCGAGAACACGCGACAGGAGGCGATCGAACAGGTCAAACGCCTGCGTGATCACCCCAGCATCGTGTTGTGGTGCGGCAATAACGAGGTGCAGACCGGCTGGGAAAACTGGGGCGACCGGGTCAAGTTCAAGCAATCGCTGGACCCGGAAGAACGCACCCGCGTCGAACGCGGCATGACCACCCTGTTCGGCACCGTGTTCCGCGAAGTGGTGGCCACCTACGATAGCGACGTGCCGTACTGGGCCACCTCGCCGGGTACCGACTTCGACGGCGGTGCCGACCAGACCAACGATGGCGATATGCACTATTGGAAAGTGTGGGGCGGCCCCGCGCTGCCGGTGACCGAATACCTCAACGTCACCCCGCGCTTCATGTCCGAGTACGGCCTGCAGTCGTTCCCGGACATGCGCACCGTGCGCGTGTTTGCCGATGCGGCCGACATGGATCCGGAATCGCCGGTGATGCGCGCGCACCAGAAGTTCGACAAGGGCAATGGCAACAAGCGGCTGATGCTGTACATCCGCCGCGAATTCGGCGAGCCCAAGGATTTCGAAAGCTTCGTCTACCTGAGCCAGCTGATGCAGGCCGAAGGCATCAACCTGGCCGCCTCGCACCTGCGCGCCTCGCGTCCGCAGTCGATGGGCTCGCTGTACTGGCAGCTCAACGATGTCTGGCCAGGCGCGTCGTGGTCCAGCGTGGATTACTACGGCCGCTGGAAAGCACTGCAATATCACGCGCGCCGCTTCTATGCGCCGGAGCTGATCACCGCATTGCGCAACGACAAGGGCCAGACCGAGGTCTCGCTGATCTCCGATCGCACCACCGCCTTGAATGCACGCTGGCGCATGCGGGTGATGAGCATGGACGGCAAGGTGCTGAGCAAGCGCGAGCAGAAGACCACGGTCAAGCCGCTGAGCAGCCTGCAGGTGGGCAACTTCAGCGATGCGCAATTGCTGGGCAAGGCCGACCCCAAGCGCAGCTATGCGGTGTTCGAGTTGCTGGAGGGCGACACGCTGCTGTCGCGTGAAGTGGTGTTCTTCGCACCGGCCAAGCAGCTCGCACTTCCAACTGCGAAGGTCGACAGCCAATGGCGCGCCGATGGCGATGGCTATGCGCTGACCCTGACCAGCAACACGCTGGCGCGCGAGGTGTGGCTGTCGTTCGGCGACCTGGAGGTGAAGGTGGCCGATAACGCCTTCGACCTGCTGCCGGGCGAACCGCTGACGCTGCACGTGTCCAGCAAGCTGCCGATGACGCAGGTGCAGTCTGCGTTGCAGGTGCGCGATTTGGCATCGACGCTGGCCGGCGCTCCGCCGGAGCCGCCGGAGGCAGCGGCGGCGAAATGAGCTCCGGGACGGCCCTCATCCGCCCTGCGGGCACCTTCTCCCGCCTGGCGGGAGAAGGACTCGATATCCGCTCATGCGTGCCCTTTCCCACATGCATGGCCGTCCCCTCACACGCATGACCACGCCCGCGTTGGGTGTCCTTCTCCCGCTGGCGGGAGAAGGTGCCCCGCAGGGGCGGATGAGGGTCCGCCGCAGTACCAGCAACAACCATTACACCAATGGCGCGCATGACACCGCCGCGCCGGAACCCAAGCTCGCCGCAGCCGAAGCCGCTGCGGCAACACCAGAACAACGCCTGGCGGATCTTTCCGCTGCGCAGGAGTGAATCGATGTCATCCGTGTTTGTCACGCGTCTTGCCCTGGCTCTGAGCCTGAGCCTTGGCCTGCCCTGTATCGCCCTCGCCGCACCTGCCGACCGCAGCGGCACACCCGAACAGCGCGCCGCCGCGTTGGTGGCGCAGATGAGCCGCGAGGAAAAGGTCGCCCAGGCGATGAACGATGCGCCGGCGATTCCGCGCCTGGGCATCCCCGCCTACGAATGGTGGAGCGAAGGCCTGCACGGCATCGCACGCAATGGCTACGCCACGGTGTTTCCGCAGGCGATCGGCCTGGCCGCCAGCTGGAATACGGCGCTGATGCAGCAGGTGGGCACGGTGGTCTCCACCGAGGCGCGCGCCAAGTTCAATCTGGCCGGCGCCCCCGGCAAGGACCACAAACGCTACGCGGGCCTGACCATCTGGTCACCCAACATCAACATCTTCCGCGATCCGCGCTGGGGCCGTGGCATGGAAACCTACGGCGAGGATCCCTTCCTCACCGGGCAATTGGCAGTGGGCTTCATTCGCGGCCTGCAGGGCGACGATCTCGATCACCCGCGCACTATCGCCACGCCCAAGCACATCGCCGTGCACAGCGGCCCGGAACCGGGCCGGCACGGTTTCGATGTGGATGTGTCGCCACGCGATGTGGAAGCGACCTATACGCCGGCCTTCCGCTCGGCGCTGGTCGAGGGACAGGCCTGGTCGGTGATGTGCGCGTACAACTCGCTGCATGGCACACCGGCCTGCGCGGCCGACTGGTTGCTCAATGGCCGCGTACGTGGCGACTGGGGCTTCAAGGGCTTTGTGGTGTCCGACTGCGATGCGGTGGACGACATGACCCAGTTCCACTACTTCCGCCCGGACAATGCCGGCTCGTCGGCCGCCGCACTCAAGGCCGGTCACGATCTCAATTGCGGGCATGCCTATCGCGACCTCGGCACAGCGATCGAACGCGGCGAAGTGGACGAAGCCTTGCTCGACCAATCGCTGGTACGCCTGTTTGCCGCGCGCTATCGGTTGGGCGAACTCGCAGCACCGCGCAAGGACCCGTATGCGCGCCTGGGCGCCAAGGACATCGACAACAACGCCAACCGCGCACTCGCGTTGCAGGCCGCTGCCGAATCGATCGTGCTGCTGAAGAACAACGCCGATACCCTGCCGTTGAAAGCCGGCATCAAGCTGGCGGTGATCGGCCCCAATGCCGATGCCCTGGCCGCACTGGAAGCCAACTATCAGGGCACCTCCTCCGCACCGATCACCCCGCTGCTCGGCCTGCGCCAGCACTTCGGTGCGCAGCAGGTGCGCTACGCGCAAGGCGCGCCGCTGGCCGCCGGCGTGCCGGGCATGATTCCGGAAACCGCCCTGCGCAGCGACGGCAAGCCGGGATTGCGTGGCGAATATTTCGACAATGTCGACATGACCGGCAGCCCGGCGGTGGTACGCCAGGACCGCACCGTCAGCTTCAACTGGGATCAGGTCAGCCCGGCCAAGGGCGTACCGGCCGATCGCTACGCAGTGCGCTGGAGCGGCGAACTGCTGCCGCCAGGCGCGGGCGATTACACGTTGGCGGTGCGCGTGGCGCGCTGCTTCGACTGCACCGGGCATGACCCGGTGCGGCTGTATATCGACGACAAGCTGGTGGTTGCCGGCAATGCCGAAGACAAGCACGTGCCGGCCGGCATGCACAACGCCGATGGCCGCAGTGTGGAAACCGTGCTGCATTTCGACGACACCCGCCCGCGCAAGATCCGCCTGGAAATGGAACATCGCGGCCAGGACCAGGGCCTGCGCCTGGAATGGCTGGCCCCGGCCGCCGCACAACTGGCCGAAGCCGAACAGGCAGTGGCGCAGTCCGATGCGGTGGTGGCCTTCGTCGGCCTGTCGCCGGATGTGGAAGGCGAGGAACTGCGCATCGACGTGCCCGGCTTCGATGGCGGCGACCGCAACGACATCGCCCTGCCCGCCCCGCAACAAGCCCTGCTGGAACGCGCCAAGGCCTCCGGCAAGCCGCTGGTGGTGGTGTTGATGAGCGGCAGCGCGGTGGCGTTGAACTGGGCCAAGGCCAACGCCGACGCCATCGTGGCGGCGTGGTATCCGGGCCAGTCCGGCGGCACCGCGATCGCGCGCGCACTGGCGGGCGAGGACAACCCCGGCGGGCGTCTGCCGGTCACGTTCTACCGCTCCACCAAGGACCTGCCCCCGTATGTCAGCTACGACATGAAGGGCCGTACCTATCGCTACTTCAAGGGCGAACCGCTGTTCCCGTTCGGCTATGGGCTGAGCTACACCAGCTTCGCCTACGACGCACCGCGCCTGTCCACCACCACGCTGCAAGCCGGCAGCACGCTGCAGGTGACCACCACGGTGCGCAACACCGGCAGCCGCGCCGGTGATGAAGTGGCGCAGGTGTATCTGCAGTACCCGGACCGGCCGCAATCCCCCTTGCGCAGCCTGGTCGGCTTCCAGCGTGTGCATCTGAAACCGGGCGAACAGCGCACGCTAAACTTCACCCTGGATGCGCGCGCCCTGAGCGATGTGGACCGTACCGGACAGCGCGCGGTGGAAGCGGGCGACTACACGCTGTTTGTCGGCGGTGGTCAGCCGGGAACCGGAGCGGTTGGTGCAGCGGCAGCGTTTTCGATTTCGGGACGTTCGCCGTTGCCGAAGTAAATCGTTCGCACACCTGCTGCACAACAGGCGTCGGCTGTCGTGGCCGGCGCCTGTTGCTCAATGCACGTGTTGCAGCGCATCGCAGAACGCCGGGATTGCTTCTGCGCAATGGCCAATTGGTGATCTATCTGCAAGCACCACGATGATGTCCGCACATACTTCACACCTGCTTGACAGACATTCAAACGGGGTCTATCACTGACCGAGGTCGGCACCACGCGCCATCGGCGAGACGACCGACTCACCTTGACGGCAACAACGTTTCCACGCGGTACCTGCACCGGGAGATGGTTGAATGCAGCATCGTCGTATCGACCAGCGCCTGGGTGTTGCCGATCGTGCAGTGCATCGCACGCATGCCTGCTGCGCTGCTGTCACGCTGGTGCAGCCGTCATGACCAAGCACTACAAACTGAGCGCCATGCGCTCGCGCTCGAAGTGCATCGCCGGCTACTCGCCGCCGCGCCACTGACGCCTGCACCGCTGTAACAGCTGGCAGACGCTCCGGCGCCAACCCCGTTCGGTCTTTCGCACACGCTTCCGTTGCGTGCCATGCGTTGCCGTGCGCGCACACCGCCGTGCAGACCGTCTGCCCTAGAGCAAGGCATCGGAAGGCGTTGCCCTCGGCAACGTTGCCCAGCATCTGGCGAGGTGGCATGTGCACAAGCATGAGCGTTTGACCCGCAAGCGATTGATCGTGGCGATCCTGGCCGTGACCGGCATGACCTCGGCGGCCTGCGCCGTGGCCGGCACGGTGGAGGGAACCCTCAAGGAGCGCGGCAGCGGCAAGCCGGCCGCCAACGCAAAGGTGCGCATCGCAGGCACCGCATACAGCGCGGTGGCCGATGCGCACGGGCACTTCGTCATCCGCGACGTGCCGGCCGGGCAGTACGCACTGGCGCTGGACTACCCGGGCTTCAGCGCCGCAGACACCCGCGTCCAGGTGGATGGCAGCGGCACTGCCGCGGTGGACGTCGCACTGGACGAGGTCAAGCAACTCAAGGCGGTCAGCGTGGTGCGCAACCGCTACGATGCCAGCGATCTCAAGATCAATGCGGCCAACACCGTCGATGTGCTGTCGGCCAACGACCTGCAGCGCACCGCCGTGCACAACGTGGCCGAAGCGTTGGGCCTGATCGCCGGCATCAACATCACCAGCACCGGCTCGGGCTACTTCGGCGGCATCGACGGTGCAGCGCGCGGCGAAGGCATGTTCGCCTCGGTGCGTGGGCTGCCGTCCGAATACAACGTCAACATGATCGACGGCGTCACCGTGGCACAAGGCATGCCGTACAGCCGCAGCGTGCAACTGAGCCTGTTGCCGCCCACCGGCCTGCAGACCATCGTCGCCAACAAGACCTCCACCGCCGACATGGACGGGGATGCGATCGGCGGCACGCTGGATTTCCGCACACCCACCGCCTACGACTTCAAGGACATCACCAGCGGCAGCGTCACCGGCAGCGGACGGGCGGAAAGCCGTGCGCGTGATTACGGCGGCGATGGCCTGGGCGGTGGATTCGGCGGCGAATTCCAGCACAAGTTCGGTGAGGCACAACAGTTCGGCGTGTATGCCAGCGCCTACTACGACTACCGCACCACCACCAATAGCGAGGTGGCCGCGGCCACCAGCGCGCTCAACGATGGGTCGTGGGAATATCTGAATACCGATGCCGAAGGCGGAAACGCGGCAGGTTTGGATCCGCAACACAACCTCACCAGCACCGGCATGAACGTCGGCATCGCTGCCGGCTGGGAGCGTCGCTACGGCGGCAATGCCTCGTTCGACTGGCATGTGGACGACAGCCTGTCGCTGTATGCGCGCATGACCTACGCCTATGCCAAGACCGATCAAGGCACCACCTTCGTGCAGCTGC
This genomic window contains:
- a CDS encoding glycoside hydrolase family 2 protein, with translation MPLPHRTAPALSPLTPARLGLALTFALSQAWAAPPTAVNLDSGWQVRLVPGQEQAKTYPKAASWMPAQVPGVVQTDLIAAKVVPDPFLRDNEGKIQWAGLSDWQYQTRFNVDAATLKREHVELVFDGLDTLAEVTLNGKPLLSADNMFRQWRVDAKPLLKRGDNVLEIKFLSPIKKIQPWLAKQPYALPGAYDSAFGDEPDGRHSSTYVRKAPYSYGWDWGPRMVNAGIWKDVRVEAWDALRVDGLHIAQQRVDADAAQLQAQLELQAGRSGPVQVTLDVLGPDGQKIGQFTQDAVVDPGKNRIDLAVRIAKPKRWFPAGYGAQDRYTFVASVRDADGDSQQIKRVTGLRSVELRREKDTWGKSMEIVINGIPIFAKGANLIPLDAFPSRVSQERMRSTLQDARDANMNMLRMWGGGHYQDDHFYEVADELGIMIWQDFMFGGAVPPYDVEFRENTRQEAIEQVKRLRDHPSIVLWCGNNEVQTGWENWGDRVKFKQSLDPEERTRVERGMTTLFGTVFREVVATYDSDVPYWATSPGTDFDGGADQTNDGDMHYWKVWGGPALPVTEYLNVTPRFMSEYGLQSFPDMRTVRVFADAADMDPESPVMRAHQKFDKGNGNKRLMLYIRREFGEPKDFESFVYLSQLMQAEGINLAASHLRASRPQSMGSLYWQLNDVWPGASWSSVDYYGRWKALQYHARRFYAPELITALRNDKGQTEVSLISDRTTALNARWRMRVMSMDGKVLSKREQKTTVKPLSSLQVGNFSDAQLLGKADPKRSYAVFELLEGDTLLSREVVFFAPAKQLALPTAKVDSQWRADGDGYALTLTSNTLAREVWLSFGDLEVKVADNAFDLLPGEPLTLHVSSKLPMTQVQSALQVRDLASTLAGAPPEPPEAAAAK
- a CDS encoding glycoside hydrolase family 3 C-terminal domain-containing protein, with product MSSVFVTRLALALSLSLGLPCIALAAPADRSGTPEQRAAALVAQMSREEKVAQAMNDAPAIPRLGIPAYEWWSEGLHGIARNGYATVFPQAIGLAASWNTALMQQVGTVVSTEARAKFNLAGAPGKDHKRYAGLTIWSPNINIFRDPRWGRGMETYGEDPFLTGQLAVGFIRGLQGDDLDHPRTIATPKHIAVHSGPEPGRHGFDVDVSPRDVEATYTPAFRSALVEGQAWSVMCAYNSLHGTPACAADWLLNGRVRGDWGFKGFVVSDCDAVDDMTQFHYFRPDNAGSSAAALKAGHDLNCGHAYRDLGTAIERGEVDEALLDQSLVRLFAARYRLGELAAPRKDPYARLGAKDIDNNANRALALQAAAESIVLLKNNADTLPLKAGIKLAVIGPNADALAALEANYQGTSSAPITPLLGLRQHFGAQQVRYAQGAPLAAGVPGMIPETALRSDGKPGLRGEYFDNVDMTGSPAVVRQDRTVSFNWDQVSPAKGVPADRYAVRWSGELLPPGAGDYTLAVRVARCFDCTGHDPVRLYIDDKLVVAGNAEDKHVPAGMHNADGRSVETVLHFDDTRPRKIRLEMEHRGQDQGLRLEWLAPAAAQLAEAEQAVAQSDAVVAFVGLSPDVEGEELRIDVPGFDGGDRNDIALPAPQQALLERAKASGKPLVVVLMSGSAVALNWAKANADAIVAAWYPGQSGGTAIARALAGEDNPGGRLPVTFYRSTKDLPPYVSYDMKGRTYRYFKGEPLFPFGYGLSYTSFAYDAPRLSTTTLQAGSTLQVTTTVRNTGSRAGDEVAQVYLQYPDRPQSPLRSLVGFQRVHLKPGEQRTLNFTLDARALSDVDRTGQRAVEAGDYTLFVGGGQPGTGAVGAAAAFSISGRSPLPK